The Zavarzinella sp. sequence CAGAGAATTGGCAACCCACTGAGCCCGCCGATTGCAACCAGTAACCATAATTTTCGCGAAAAAAGAATCCCACGGTACTGTGGAGTAAGGATCAGAAATATTCCAAACGAAACCAACCACAAAAACATTGTGTATTTCGCCAGAATTCCCAAGCACAGAAAAATGCCAGCCCCAATGTAGGATCGATAACGACCCGTCTGCACAGCATCCCAACCACAGACAGTTGCCCAGGTCCAGCAGCAAAGGTAGGGAGAATCGATGGTCATGATAATTGAGGCCATGTGAAATGGTGGCAGTGTCAGGCTTACACCAACACCAATCAAAGCCAGTCTGGCATCGTTTGTGGTATTTCTTACCAACAGGTAAATGCCCCACAGGGTCATCGCACCCAACAGCACTGCAGGGGTGCGGATAACTGGCATCAAACTGGCAGTTTGGATATTTACTAATTGAAAAAATTCGATGGCTGCACGAATGATCCAGGCGATGAGGGGTCCTTTGCTGTAATAACTCCAGTCGAGATGACGCGACCAATCCCAATAATGTGCCTCGTCTGGTGCCATGTCGTATGGGCACCAGAGGTACAGGTAAAGCAGGCGGATAATGGTTACCGACGCAATCAGAATTATTGCAAGAGCAGTATTGGAACGGGTTTGCGGAGAATACATGGTTTACCACATTGCTGTGGGAATTAGTTGTCGAAACTGGTGTTACAGATCAATTCACGCCAGGCCTGCATTCGGCCACGCAGGAACGGGCGGAAATTTCCTTCGGACAATCGTCGGAATGATTTTCCAGCCAGCGTCATCAAGTGTGCCAACGCATGGCGACGTTTGTTCGGCACATTGCGCCACCAGACTCGCTCTTCATTCCGCGATTGTTGTTCTACCAGTTCAGGGCGTTCCTGATAACTGCCATGGACATGGTGCCATACCACGCTGTGTGGGGTAAAGAGCGTTTTCCATCCAGCATTGCGAATTCGCCACGACACATCAACATCTTCAAAGTAGGCCTGAAATAACTCTGGAAATCCCCCCACCAGACGTAACAGATCCGCACGGTAAAACGCAGATGATGCACTGGCGCCAAAAACAATTTCCCGTTGTAAGTTCTTTTCTTTCAGTAACTTGCGATGAAAGCGCTTACGAGCAAAACCGCCCAGGTGGTAGTGATCACCAGCACTGTCGATCTGAACTCGATCCTGCCTCGAGTTCCCACGAATCAAAACAAGCGGTGCGACACAGCCAATTGCAGGATCAGTGAATTCTGACAGAGCAGAATCAGCCCACCCTGGGGTGACAATCGTATCGTCGTTTAATAGTTCGATAATTGTGCCTTGTGCTGCACTAATGCCCCGATTCACCGCACCACAAAATCCAAGTGAGACCGCGTTACGCACAACTTGAACCGACGCAAACATCTTTGCAACACTGGAAATGATGCCATTTTTAGAGCCGTCATCCACAACGATGATCTCAGTTCCGTGGGGTGCGTAAGAGCAGACACTTTCCAGGCAGTCCTGCAAAAGATCGGCACGTCGATATGAGGGAATCACCACACTGAGAGGAACCACTCAACAATCCTCCCGACCGGGACACTGAGCCAATTCTAATGAAGATTTTTTAATCAACTGTTCGATTTGGAGCTGATCACCCACAAAGAACAGATTGGTGAGTTTTCCCATTAAACGAAAATAGCCTGCTAGTGGCTGAAATTTCAAGCTGGCTCGCACATAACGTACCGTCGATTCTGCCCAGATAATGGCCAGCAGCATCCAGAAACTGATCACCCACCAATGTTTGCTGGCATATCGGATCAAGCCATGACGCACGATCAAACGCAAAGGTGGAGGAACAGGTCGACGGTGCAGTGGTTTCAGGTGATATACTGCCAGTCCTGGTTCATAGCAAATATCCCACCCATACTCGCTGGCACGTTTGCAGAAATCGGTGTCTTCGTAATACAGAAAAAAGCGATCATCGCAGCCGCCGACTGATTGCCAACATTCTTTGCGGATCAGCATCCCACACCCCGAAACCCAGTTGGTAGGGGTTCGATTGCCACTGCTGATGCGATTTCCTTTACGCAAATGCCTTGGCAGCACCATTCGTGAGATGAGACTGCCAAGCGTGGGAAAGTTTCCTGTAGAT is a genomic window containing:
- a CDS encoding glycosyltransferase family 2 protein translates to MVPLSVVIPSYRRADLLQDCLESVCSYAPHGTEIIVVDDGSKNGIISSVAKMFASVQVVRNAVSLGFCGAVNRGISAAQGTIIELLNDDTIVTPGWADSALSEFTDPAIGCVAPLVLIRGNSRQDRVQIDSAGDHYHLGGFARKRFHRKLLKEKNLQREIVFGASASSAFYRADLLRLVGGFPELFQAYFEDVDVSWRIRNAGWKTLFTPHSVVWHHVHGSYQERPELVEQQSRNEERVWWRNVPNKRRHALAHLMTLAGKSFRRLSEGNFRPFLRGRMQAWRELICNTSFDN
- a CDS encoding glycosyltransferase family 2 protein encodes the protein MPAALLQPSIDLRPGQSLTVATPHVTVGIINYCQWRHVGQLLNQLGACEDAELLVLDNASPPPDEKILIDIEPTNATVYQSSVNGGYAWAANQIIQRSNSNWVLLLNPDTEVTPGFIDSLVQLCKELESESNIGIVGLQLRDFDGKVQPSTGNFPTLGSLISRMVLPRHLRKGNRISSGNRTPTNWVSGCGMLIRKECWQSVGGCDDRFFLYYEDTDFCKRASEYGWDICYEPGLAVYHLKPLHRRPVPPPLRLIVRHGLIRYASKHWWVISFWMLLAIIWAESTVRYVRASLKFQPLAGYFRLMGKLTNLFFVGDQLQIEQLIKKSSLELAQCPGREDC